CCCAGTTGGTCCAGTTGGTCCAGTTGGCCCAGTTGGTCCAGTAGTACCAGTGTCTCCAGTTGGCCCAGTTGGTCCAGTTGGCCCAGTCGGCCCAGTCGGTCCAGTCGGCCCAGTTGGTCCGGTAGGAAGGGTAAATGGTGGTATCGGTGGTAATGTAGGTCCTACAAGATTAGGGTCAAATGCACTAGCTGATAAAGATTCATCGGGGTTTAATCCATTTGAATAATTATTATTTGACATAAATTCACCTCCATAAAGCGTTCATTATATAGTAGATGCAAAACCGAAAGAAAATGACACGGACATTTGAATTATTGAAAAGAAATCTTAAACTACTTGAACAATTTAAAAAAATGGAAAGTTTAGTATATGTATAACATATGATTGATTTGGAAGAGGGTGATTATGTTGAACAAGCAAGGAATTACAATTAGTTTATGTATGATTGTTCGAGATGAGGAGAAGACAATAGCCCGTTGTTTAGACTCAGTTGAAAAAATTGTGGATGAAATTATAGTGGTTGATACAGGTTCCATCGATCGAACGAAAGAAATCGTAGAGAAATACACTTCTAACATATATGATTTCCAGTGGATTGATGATTTTGCAGCAGCAAGAAATTTTTCTTTTTCAAAAGCGACGCAAGAGTATATATTGTGGCTAGATGCAGATGACGTATTATTAGAAGATGCTCAAGAAGCATTGAAACTGTTAAAAAGAGAATTGGATCCTAAAATTGATGCTGTTTCGATGCCTTATCATCTTGCAATGGATTCTAACGGGAAACCTTTATATTGTACAAAAAGAAATCGACTTGTAAAGCGTGAAAAACAATTTCAATGGTTTGGAAAGGTCCATGAATATTTAGCTATTTCTGGTGAAACTTTTAGTAGTAATGTTGCTATTACACATAAAAAAGAAAAAAAGGTAACAAATCGTAATTTGAAAATTTTTCAAGATGCTGTAGCAGCTGGAGAAGAATTGAGTCCGAGAGATTTATTTTATTACGCAAATGAATGTATGGATAACCAAAAATATGATGATGCAGTTCTTCTATATGAAACATTTCTTAATCAAGACGAAGGATGGTATGAAGAGAAAATTTATGCGTGTGGTAAATTAGGAGATTGCTATGCAAAGCTTGGATTATGGGAAAAGGCAGTTGAATCTTGTGTGAAGTCGTTTCGGTATGCTATTCCTAGAGGAGAGAATTGTACAAGAATAGGATATATATATATGGAACAACAAAAATATAATGAAGCGATATTTTGGTTTAAACTTGCAACGGAAGTACCAATGGCTACGGAGAGTCCATTTCACAGTCCAGCTAGCTACACATGGCTTCCCTATTTACAAATGTGCATTTGTTATAGCAAGTTAGGAGAACAAGACAAGGCTTATTATTACAACGAATTAGCAGCTTCTTACGTTCCAAATAATGCTGCAATTGAATATAACCGCAAATATTTTCGGAGCATTTTTGATCAACAAAAAAATCGTTATAGGTTGTTTTTTTTAGAAATAGCTTATCAAGATTCTAACTCTAATAGATTGACTATATAGTAAAGTATCGGTAATGTAACCAGCAATGGTTATATTTATAGACTTCATATGAGGTTTATATTTCAAATTCAATTTGCATAAGGAGTGTGTGAAATGAATTCCCCAAAAAATTCTTTATATGAAGAAAAATCTGGTCATTATTATAATGCAGTGAATCCGAATTTATTAAAGCATATAAAAAAGGAATGGAAAGAAGTTCTTGATATCGGTTGCTCGAGCGGTGCGTTGGGAGCAGCAATAAAAGAAAATGGCACACGTGTATCAGGAATCGAGGCATTCCCAGAGGCAGCAGAACAAGCAAAAGAAAAATTAGATCATGTTGTTTTAGGTGATATAGAAACAATGGAGATGCCATATGAGGAAGAGCAATTTGATTGTGTTATATTTGGTGACGTATTAGAGCATTTATTTGATCCATGGGCTGTAATAGAAAAAGTAAAACCGTATATAAAGCATAATGGTGTAATTTTGGCTAGTATACCGAACGTTGCTCACATCTCAGTATTAGCTCCCTTACTTGCTGGAAATTGGTCGTATACAGAATATGGTTTATTAGATAAAACGCATATTCGTTTTTTTACATTTAATGAAATGCTTCGAATGTTTTTAAAAGCAGGATATTCTATTAGTAAAGTAGATCGTGTATATATTGATCATAAAATGTATGAACCGTTAATTGAGGAGTTATATGGAGTTTGTAAAAAATATCGTCTTGGAAGTGGCTTCATGGCTGAAACGGTAGTATTTCAGTATATTATTGAAGCAGAAAAATCATCGTTATGAGCGCTGCTGAGAAAACGATATTATTTGTTACATGTATAAATGATTCGAAAATGTATGCACAGTGTGTACGACATATATTGAGATTGGCAGTGCCACCAGGATATGTTGTACAGTTTATGCCAATTCGGAATGCGAAAAGTATGACGAGCGGATATAATCAAGCGATTTCGCATCCAGCGAAATATAAAGTGTATATACACCAAGATGTTTTCATTATGAATGTAGCATTTTTACATGGACTACTGCAATTATTTAACGAACATGAACATCTTGGGATGATAGGAATGATTGGAGCACAATATGTTCCTCCAAACGGGGTATGGAACGAAGGAAAAGGAGTTGTTGGAAAGGTAATTGGTTATATGAATGATTTGTTTTATATGGCAAGTCAAGAACAGCCGTACCATGAGTCAAAAACATTTATGCCTGTGGAATGTATTGATGGTTTATTGATGGCAACGCAATACGATATTCCGTGGCGAGAAGACTTGTTTGATGGGTTTGACTATTATGATGTGTCCCAATCATTTGAATTTAGAAAAGCTGGCTATACAGTTGGGGTTCCTGTACAGCGTGATGCTTGGTGCATTCACTATCATATTGATGTGAATATGACCAACTATGAAAAGTATAGAAAGATCTTTGTGGAGCACTATATGTCAGATGTAAATCAAGACGAATAGAGGGGCTACAAAATGAAAGATCATACAATATTAGTCGTTGTTTGTATAAACAATGAAGAGTTATTTGAACAGTGCGAGAGACAAATAAGAAACCTTTTTGTTCCCCCTGGTTATGTTGTACAAATTTTTCCGATACGAGATGCGAAAAGTATGGCAAGTGCATATAACCGAGCACTTTCATATCCCGCGAAGTATAAGGTTTATATACATCAAGATACTTTTCTTATTAATCGTGAGATGTTTTATACACTTATTTCTCTTTTTAAAGATAACGAAAAACTTGGTTTAATTGGAGTAGCTGGTGCTCAGTTTTTACCGAGCAATGGGATATGGTGGGAAGGGAAAAATTTAGTAGGGAAAGTGATTGAGTATAGAAGACAGAATTACCAACTATTAAATTTAGATCAACTCTTTTATGGGAATCAATCATTTATGTCAGTTCAGGAAATTGATGGATTATTAATGGCCACACAGTATGATATCCCGTGGCGAGAAGACTTATTTCAAGGATTCCACTTTTATGATGTGTCGCAGTCTTTAGAGTTTCAAAAGGCAGGTTATTTAATTGGTATCCCTAATCAAGCAAATTTATGGTGTATTCACTACAACGGGGATGAGTTTGATGCGGATACATATGAGAAGTACCGGAAAGTGTTTGTAGAACATTACAAAGATATATTATCTCCATCATAAAGGAGAGATGCAAAGTGAAAGGGATTATTTTAGCAGGTGGTACTGGATCGAGATTATATCCAATAACGAAAGTAACGAATAAACATTTACTTCCTGTTGGTCGGTATCCGATGATTTATCATGCGGTATATAAGTTAAAACAATGTGATATTACAGATATTATGATTATTACAGGTAAAGAGCATATGGGGGATGTTGTTAGCTTTTTAGGGAGCGGTCAAGAGTTTGGCGTGTCCTTTACGTATCGTGTGCAAGATAAAGCTGGCGGAATTGCACAAGCATTAGGGCTTTGTGAAGATTTTGTTGGGAATGATCGCATGGTAGTTATATTAGGTGATAATATTTTTTCAGATGATATTCGTCCGTATGTTGAAGAGTTTACAAATCAAAAAGAAGGTGCGAAAGTACTGCTGCAATCTGTAGATGATCCGGAGAGATTTGGCGTAGCAAATATTCAAAACCGCAAAATAATTGAAATTGAAGAAAAGCCGAAAGAGCCGAAAAGTTCCTATGCAGTTACAGGAATTTACTTGTATGATTCGAAAGTCTTTTCTTATATAAAAGAATTAAAACCTTCCGCAAGGGGAGAACTTGAAATTACAGATATCAATAATTGGTATTTAAAGCGAGGGGTACTTACTTATAATGAAATGAGCGGTTGGTGGACTGATGCGGGAACTCATGTTTCTCTTCA
This genomic window from Bacillus anthracis str. Vollum contains:
- a CDS encoding glycosyltransferase family protein encodes the protein MKDHTILVVVCINNEELFEQCERQIRNLFVPPGYVVQIFPIRDAKSMASAYNRALSYPAKYKVYIHQDTFLINREMFYTLISLFKDNEKLGLIGVAGAQFLPSNGIWWEGKNLVGKVIEYRRQNYQLLNLDQLFYGNQSFMSVQEIDGLLMATQYDIPWREDLFQGFHFYDVSQSLEFQKAGYLIGIPNQANLWCIHYNGDEFDADTYEKYRKVFVEHYKDILSPS
- a CDS encoding sugar phosphate nucleotidyltransferase, yielding MKGIILAGGTGSRLYPITKVTNKHLLPVGRYPMIYHAVYKLKQCDITDIMIITGKEHMGDVVSFLGSGQEFGVSFTYRVQDKAGGIAQALGLCEDFVGNDRMVVILGDNIFSDDIRPYVEEFTNQKEGAKVLLQSVDDPERFGVANIQNRKIIEIEEKPKEPKSSYAVTGIYLYDSKVFSYIKELKPSARGELEITDINNWYLKRGVLTYNEMSGWWTDAGTHVSLQRANALARDINFGKQFNGE
- a CDS encoding class I SAM-dependent methyltransferase → MNSPKNSLYEEKSGHYYNAVNPNLLKHIKKEWKEVLDIGCSSGALGAAIKENGTRVSGIEAFPEAAEQAKEKLDHVVLGDIETMEMPYEEEQFDCVIFGDVLEHLFDPWAVIEKVKPYIKHNGVILASIPNVAHISVLAPLLAGNWSYTEYGLLDKTHIRFFTFNEMLRMFLKAGYSISKVDRVYIDHKMYEPLIEELYGVCKKYRLGSGFMAETVVFQYIIEAEKSSL
- a CDS encoding glycosyltransferase family protein, with translation MSAAEKTILFVTCINDSKMYAQCVRHILRLAVPPGYVVQFMPIRNAKSMTSGYNQAISHPAKYKVYIHQDVFIMNVAFLHGLLQLFNEHEHLGMIGMIGAQYVPPNGVWNEGKGVVGKVIGYMNDLFYMASQEQPYHESKTFMPVECIDGLLMATQYDIPWREDLFDGFDYYDVSQSFEFRKAGYTVGVPVQRDAWCIHYHIDVNMTNYEKYRKIFVEHYMSDVNQDE
- a CDS encoding glycosyltransferase, encoding MLNKQGITISLCMIVRDEEKTIARCLDSVEKIVDEIIVVDTGSIDRTKEIVEKYTSNIYDFQWIDDFAAARNFSFSKATQEYILWLDADDVLLEDAQEALKLLKRELDPKIDAVSMPYHLAMDSNGKPLYCTKRNRLVKREKQFQWFGKVHEYLAISGETFSSNVAITHKKEKKVTNRNLKIFQDAVAAGEELSPRDLFYYANECMDNQKYDDAVLLYETFLNQDEGWYEEKIYACGKLGDCYAKLGLWEKAVESCVKSFRYAIPRGENCTRIGYIYMEQQKYNEAIFWFKLATEVPMATESPFHSPASYTWLPYLQMCICYSKLGEQDKAYYYNELAASYVPNNAAIEYNRKYFRSIFDQQKNRYRLFFLEIAYQDSNSNRLTI